The Bacteroidetes Order II. bacterium sequence TTTAGTATTTTTTTGACTTTCTTGCTATCAAAGCCTTCCATCGGGCAGGTATCAAAACCTTCACTGGCCATAGCAAGCATAAATGTTTGTGCAGCAAGGCCACATGTTTTATGTACCACCACCCTCATATCACTTTCAGAAACCTGATAAAAAATAGGGCGAAAAATACCAATTAAATGAACCACAATTTTTCTTAACAATCCTACAACACCAAAACCCCTCGTATATAGAAAAGGGATTATTTTTCCATAATATAGATTCCAATGTTTAATCCTTTTCTCTTGTTTTTCCTTTGGACTATTCTTGAGCACATTTTGCGTTTCCAATCCAATCATCTTCTTCCTACGGCTTTGAAATAAATCTTGTCTAGTAACAAAAACAACCATTTGCGAAGCTGTACTTGCGGCAGTTTGGTCCAAACACGCATGAGAAAGTTTTTTAAGAATTTCTTTTTCGGTAATATGAAAAAACTCCCAGAGTTGCATATTCGAACTATTAGGGGCCAAGACAGCCAACTCTAAACACTTTTTCACCCTTTCAGGATCTAATGGAACTGACTGATAAAGCCTCACTGAGCGACGATAATGGACAATTTCTGCAAAAGTCATTTTATGCGTAGTCGTATAAATTTTTTAAAAAAAGAACAAATTGACCTTATTCAATGGATCAATTATCAAGAATAAAGGAAAATTTTTATCCTCGGAACAAGTTTTTTAAGATAAACCAAATATTTTCTTTACGCTCTCGAAGGCGACGAGAATAATAGGGCAACCACTCGGTTCCATAGGGTACATAAACCCGCATATTATACACTTTGCCAATTTGTTCCTGTGTTTCTGGTCGAATACCATACAACATTTGAAACTCAAAACGATCCTTCCCAATATTATGTTCAGCCACATATTTTTTGGTTTCATTAATCAGGTAGTCATCGTGCGTAGCAATACCCGGATACCGCGCTTCATTGATTAATTGCGCCATATAGGCCAAATATCGTTCGCGGATATTGGGCATGTCTTGGTAAGCTATCTGAGCAGGTTCTCGATAGGCTCCTTTGCATAAACGTACACGGGCTTTCAAGTCACACATCCTGGCCACATCTTCTTGTGTTCGGTGCAAATACGCCTGCAATACCACGCCCACATGATCGGGGTATTCGGGATATACTTTCTCAAATAGGTCTAAGGTAGATTGTGTAATGTCTGATCCTTCCATGTCTAATCGCACAAAAATATTTTGTTCCTTTGCAACAGTTAGCATCTTATGCAAATTATCTAAGCAAAATTCTCGATCTATTTTTTGCCCAATCATGGATAATTTCATCGAGATATTACAATGCAGCCCAGGCGTTTGACCAATTTGCTGCAAGAGTTGTAGATAGACATCCGTAAAACGGGCAGCAACCTTACGGTCACTTACGTATTCACCGAGTAAGTCCAGGGTAACGTGTAAGCCTTTTTGGTTTAATGAACGGACCTGCGGAAGTGCCGCATCCAAGGTTTCGCCAGCCACAAACCGAGAAGCGAGGAAAAAAGGAAGTTTCATAGGTCTAAAATTTGTTATCGGGGTATGCTTGCGTGAAGTTAGGATATTTTGGCATCAAGCACCCAAAATTCCACGAATCGTTCCCCATTTTTTGTCTTTTCGGTGCATTGGTCGTTAAAAAGCGTCATAAAGACGGGGTTGATGGTTGGGGGCGGATCCTTCTGGCAAAGACAAATTGTTCTTTTTGTCGTTCCGAAAACAAGGCAGTACCTGAGATAAGGCTATTCTTTCTTACAAATCCAGAAGCATGGATAAACATCCCGTCCCCTTGGTACAAGGCCACATGGGTAATACGCCCTTGCGGATTATTGCTAAAGAAAAGCCAATCACCCCGTTCTATCATTCCGATTTCCGGCGGAATCGCTGCCCCAAACCGTGCTTGCATGTAAGAATCTCGCGGTAAAGGCAAGCCACCGAGCAAGGCCGCCGTATGGGTTAGTCCAGAGCAATCTACCCCATAAACACTTCTTCCTCCCCATAAATAAGGCACATCCAAAAGTTTTTCGGCGTGCTGCATCACACTTTCCACAAAGTTCGTGGGGTTGGGAGCCGGTTTGATCTCTTGATACGGCATAAACCGTCGGCCATCTGGCAAAAACCAATCATTTCCCTCTTGTACCAAGACGCCTGCCATCGGAATTCGTACCTCGCGTCCCTCAGCGACCCCATCTACAAATCGGTTTTGGATGCGGTTCTTGGGTACGATAGGCCATTTTTCAGGTGCTGGCACGACCATGAACGCACTTATAAAACCTTTATAACGATCGGTATGGGTTTCCACTTCCAGCCACATGGGGTCGGGGGCGGCCAAGACGCGGGCCGTTTCACCCAACAGCATTTGGTTGACCATCTCCGCGTGATCCCCTCCGAACTGACGAATCGGGACAAAAGCGGTTCTGGCAACTACAATTTGGTTGACACAAAACATACTGCCTCCCTTTAATACTGCAACACTTCGTTGATGGCCTTGCGAAGACGTGCTTTGGCAGCATATACTTCTTGTTCAATTTGGGTGGAGAATGCAATCGGAAAATCTGCACCCGTTACCCGTTTTGGCGGGGCATCTAAGTGAGCAAAAGCAGCCTCGACGACGGCAGACGTCACTTCTGCCCCAAACCCACCAGACCCTTGTGCCTCGTGCAGAACCAACAAGCGATTGGTTTTTTGAATGGAATGCAAAACCGTTTCACGATCCCAAGGAACAAGCGTCCTGAGGTCTATAATTTCTAATTTCACTCCTCGGTTTTGCCAATAATCCCACTCCTCCATGGCCCATCGCACCCCTAATCCCCAAGTAACAAGGGTAAGGGCATCTCCTGATTGCACCACCCGTGCTTTGCCAATTGGTGTATAATGATCGCCTTCTGGGAGTCTTCCTTTTTGGTTTCGATACAAAAATTTATGCTCAAAAACCAATACCGGATTGGGTTCTTCAATGGCTGCCATCAACAAGCCTTTTGCATCTGCGGGGGTTGACGGCACCACCACTTTTAGGCCAGGAACATGACAAAACCACGCTTCGGGTGATTGGCTATGAAATGGACCAGCACCGATATATCCGCCAAACGGGGCACGGATGGTCACATTTACAGGTGCCCCCCAGCGATAATGGGTGGTTGCGAGGTTATTTACAATTTGATTAAAACCGCACGTAATGAAATCCGCATACTGTATCTCTACTACTGGCTTAAAGCCTTCTAGAGCCAATCCCAAAGCCGCGCCCACCACACCGCTCTCCATAATCGGCGTATTACGGACCCTTTCCGCCCCAAAAGTCTCCATAAACCCATCAGTCACTTTAAAAACACCACCATACGCCGCGATGTCTTGCCCCATCAAAAGTACTTTTTCATCCTTTTGCATGGCCAGGCGCAGCGCATCGGTTACCCCATCAATAAAACGTTTTTCAAGTGCATCTGGCATCAAAACGGGTTCATATCGGACGGGTGCAGGAGCATACACATCTGCCAACTCGTTCTCTAAGGTGCTTATGACCTCTGGTTGACTAAAAGCAAATTGAACAGCCGACTCAATTTCGGTAGTCACTTCTTCCTCAATTGCTTCGAGGTCGTTTTCTGAAACCCCTTTAATGCCCAGAATCCATGTTTTGAAGCGCTGAATGGGGTCTTTAACCGTCCATTCTTCAAAGAGATGGGGCGGTACATATTTTACCCCAGAAGCTTCTTCATGCCCCCGCATCCGAAACGTTTTCATTTCTAAGAGGGCTGGCCCATTGCCCTCGCGTGCTTCTTTTGCTGCTTTCTGGACGGCATTGATGACGGCCAAGAGATCATTTCCATCCACCGAAAAGCCCGGCATTCCATAGCCAACGGCAGCATCAGCCAGATTTTCCACTGGAATGACGTCTTTGGTGGGGGTAGAAAGGCCGTAGCCATTGTTTTCGATCACAAAAATAACCGGCAATTTCCAAGCAGCGGCCAAACTTAGGGCTTCATGAAAATCGCCTTCACGAGTGGCCCCTTCCCCGATAAAGGCCAGAGCTACCTTGCGTGATTTCT is a genomic window containing:
- a CDS encoding C40 family peptidase translates to MFCVNQIVVARTAFVPIRQFGGDHAEMVNQMLLGETARVLAAPDPMWLEVETHTDRYKGFISAFMVVPAPEKWPIVPKNRIQNRFVDGVAEGREVRIPMAGVLVQEGNDWFLPDGRRFMPYQEIKPAPNPTNFVESVMQHAEKLLDVPYLWGGRSVYGVDCSGLTHTAALLGGLPLPRDSYMQARFGAAIPPEIGMIERGDWLFFSNNPQGRITHVALYQGDGMFIHASGFVRKNSLISGTALFSERQKEQFVFARRIRPQPSTPSL
- a CDS encoding dehydrogenase E1 component subunit alpha/beta; this encodes MIRDPYKHLPKDIRKTSALMLYRQLVTPRLIEEKMLRLIRQGRLAKWFSGYGQEAIAVGCAIALASEDVILPMHRNLGVFTTRGIPLKPLFCQLMGKEGGFTKGRDRTFHFGKLDDRVVGMISHLAAMLPVACGFGLAAQLEKSRKVALAFIGEGATREGDFHEALSLAAAWKLPVIFVIENNGYGLSTPTKDVIPVENLADAAVGYGMPGFSVDGNDLLAVINAVQKAAKEAREGNGPALLEMKTFRMRGHEEASGVKYVPPHLFEEWTVKDPIQRFKTWILGIKGVSENDLEAIEEEVTTEIESAVQFAFSQPEVISTLENELADVYAPAPVRYEPVLMPDALEKRFIDGVTDALRLAMQKDEKVLLMGQDIAAYGGVFKVTDGFMETFGAERVRNTPIMESGVVGAALGLALEGFKPVVEIQYADFITCGFNQIVNNLATTHYRWGAPVNVTIRAPFGGYIGAGPFHSQSPEAWFCHVPGLKVVVPSTPADAKGLLMAAIEEPNPVLVFEHKFLYRNQKGRLPEGDHYTPIGKARVVQSGDALTLVTWGLGVRWAMEEWDYWQNRGVKLEIIDLRTLVPWDRETVLHSIQKTNRLLVLHEAQGSGGFGAEVTSAVVEAAFAHLDAPPKRVTGADFPIAFSTQIEQEVYAAKARLRKAINEVLQY
- a CDS encoding proline dehydrogenase family protein: MKLPFFLASRFVAGETLDAALPQVRSLNQKGLHVTLDLLGEYVSDRKVAARFTDVYLQLLQQIGQTPGLHCNISMKLSMIGQKIDREFCLDNLHKMLTVAKEQNIFVRLDMEGSDITQSTLDLFEKVYPEYPDHVGVVLQAYLHRTQEDVARMCDLKARVRLCKGAYREPAQIAYQDMPNIRERYLAYMAQLINEARYPGIATHDDYLINETKKYVAEHNIGKDRFEFQMLYGIRPETQEQIGKVYNMRVYVPYGTEWLPYYSRRLRERKENIWFILKNLFRG
- a CDS encoding nitroreductase family protein, which encodes MTFAEIVHYRRSVRLYQSVPLDPERVKKCLELAVLAPNSSNMQLWEFFHITEKEILKKLSHACLDQTAASTASQMVVFVTRQDLFQSRRKKMIGLETQNVLKNSPKEKQEKRIKHWNLYYGKIIPFLYTRGFGVVGLLRKIVVHLIGIFRPIFYQVSESDMRVVVHKTCGLAAQTFMLAMASEGFDTCPMEGFDSKKVKKILKLPFGAEVNMIISCGIRAEGGVWGDRMRIPFEDVYHRR